Proteins encoded by one window of uncultured Cohaesibacter sp.:
- a CDS encoding hybrid sensor histidine kinase/response regulator codes for MVEKADSFQHDLRTHLSAIISLTDLVKNTNDPTLSAGLLDAVLIAAGSAMAMLDGETAIASEAANANSKTSHILEDFSKLATSLCKAKGVDFQLALDQTVTAARCAIEEPAHLHRALILLLDNALKYAKGSSISLQAQCGDEKTLNLVFCDDGEGFGSSDPELLFEPYHRGKSKGQVSGSGLGLWSVRNLIRATGGDILAEANEPHGARFRIWLPIIEFGSDQSPRTEEPEDDAPQEARASTAKILVVDDNKTNHLILDQILKALNTSPMHAASGREALAMLQTKRPDLALIDIRMADMDGWALAREIRATETLAELPLIAISADASPDEIAPFDNWLQRPIEPARLYGLLTAMAGLQSS; via the coding sequence ATGGTTGAAAAAGCGGACTCTTTTCAGCATGACCTGAGAACACACCTGAGCGCGATCATTTCTCTGACCGATCTGGTGAAGAACACAAACGACCCGACCTTAAGTGCCGGTCTTCTTGACGCGGTTCTCATCGCGGCGGGGAGCGCCATGGCGATGCTCGACGGGGAAACGGCGATCGCATCCGAAGCGGCCAATGCCAACAGCAAGACCAGCCATATTCTGGAAGATTTCAGCAAGCTCGCCACAAGCCTCTGCAAGGCCAAGGGCGTTGACTTTCAATTGGCGCTCGATCAGACGGTCACAGCGGCCCGTTGCGCCATCGAAGAACCGGCCCATCTTCACCGGGCGCTGATTCTGCTGCTCGACAACGCCCTGAAATATGCCAAGGGGTCGAGCATATCACTCCAAGCTCAATGCGGTGACGAGAAGACTCTCAATCTGGTCTTTTGCGATGACGGGGAGGGCTTCGGATCCTCCGACCCGGAACTGCTGTTCGAACCCTATCATCGCGGCAAGAGCAAGGGGCAGGTGTCGGGCTCGGGCCTCGGGCTCTGGAGTGTACGCAACCTCATTCGCGCCACCGGCGGCGATATCCTTGCCGAAGCCAACGAGCCACATGGCGCTCGCTTTCGCATCTGGTTACCGATCATCGAATTCGGCAGCGACCAATCCCCCCGGACAGAGGAGCCCGAGGATGACGCACCGCAGGAAGCACGAGCAAGTACCGCCAAAATCCTCGTCGTTGACGACAACAAGACCAATCACCTGATCCTCGACCAGATCCTCAAAGCGCTGAATACAAGCCCGATGCATGCCGCCTCTGGCAGAGAAGCACTGGCTATGCTCCAGACCAAACGACCCGATCTCGCCCTGATCGACATCCGCATGGCGGACATGGATGGTTGGGCGTTGGCAAGAGAAATCAGGGCGACAGAGACCCTTGCCGAGTTGCCCCTCATCGCCATTTCGGCAGACGCTTCACCTGACGAGATTGCTCCCTTCGACAACTGGCTTCAGCGGCCCATCGAACCGGCGCGATTGTATGGGCTCCTCACCGCCATGGCCGGTCTCCAGTCAAGCTAG
- a CDS encoding protein meaA, with translation MGGPKPAEPKIVKDRPWIFRTYAGHSTAKDSNALYRMNLAKGQTGLSVAFDLPTQTGYDPDHVLARGEVGKVGVPIAHIGDMRELFADIPLEQMNTSMTINATAAWLLALYIAVADEQGADRSKLSGTTQNDLIKEYLSRGTYVFPPKPSLRLTTDIIGFTYHEMPKFNPMNVCSYHLQEAGATPVQELAFALSTAIAVLDAVKDSGVLPEEDFPKAVGRISFFVNAGMRFVTEICKMRAFCDLWDEICLERYGVEEERYRRFRYGVQVNSLGLTEQQPENNVYRVLIEMLAVVLSKKARARAVQLPAWNEALGLPRPWDQQWSLRMQQIMAFETDLLEFEDIFDGSSVIEAKVEALKVEARAEMARIEEMGGAISAIESSYMKQKLVESNAKRLEGIESGEQALVGVNRYVESELSPLAAGEDNGILTVDPRVEEEAVERIKLWREARDDAAVERSLAALREAAQTGANIMEPSIVCAKAGVTTGEWGQVLRDVFGEYRAPTGVGKAARADGDDLDEVRAAVNAASEKLGRRLKILVGKPGLDGHSNGAEQIAVRARDSGMEVVYQGIRLTPAQIVNTALEEGVHVVGLSILSGSHLALVGDVMTQMKAAGLDDVPVVVGGIIPPTDADILKQAGVAAVYTPKDFQLNQIMKHIADLVA, from the coding sequence ATGGGTGGCCCAAAACCGGCTGAGCCCAAGATCGTGAAGGATCGACCGTGGATTTTCCGCACCTATGCGGGGCATTCCACAGCAAAGGACTCAAATGCGCTTTACCGCATGAACCTTGCCAAGGGACAAACCGGACTGTCGGTGGCGTTCGATTTGCCGACCCAGACGGGCTATGATCCGGACCATGTTCTGGCGCGGGGTGAGGTGGGCAAGGTGGGTGTTCCGATCGCCCATATCGGCGACATGCGCGAGTTGTTCGCCGATATTCCGCTGGAGCAAATGAACACCTCGATGACGATCAATGCGACGGCGGCGTGGCTGCTGGCGCTCTATATTGCGGTGGCCGACGAGCAGGGGGCTGATCGTTCCAAGCTTTCTGGGACGACGCAGAATGATCTCATCAAGGAATATCTGTCGCGCGGAACCTATGTCTTCCCGCCGAAGCCGTCCCTGAGGCTGACCACGGACATCATCGGCTTTACCTATCATGAGATGCCGAAGTTCAACCCGATGAATGTCTGCTCCTATCACCTGCAAGAGGCCGGGGCGACCCCGGTGCAGGAACTGGCCTTCGCCCTGTCGACGGCGATTGCCGTGCTCGATGCGGTGAAGGACAGCGGCGTGCTGCCCGAGGAAGACTTCCCGAAGGCGGTGGGGCGGATTTCCTTCTTCGTCAATGCCGGAATGCGCTTCGTCACTGAGATCTGCAAGATGCGCGCTTTCTGTGATCTGTGGGACGAAATCTGCCTCGAACGCTATGGGGTCGAGGAGGAGCGCTATCGCCGGTTCCGCTATGGGGTTCAGGTCAACTCGCTGGGACTGACGGAGCAGCAGCCGGAAAACAATGTCTATCGTGTGCTCATTGAAATGCTGGCGGTGGTGCTGTCGAAGAAGGCCCGCGCCCGTGCGGTTCAGTTGCCAGCGTGGAATGAAGCTTTGGGTCTGCCGCGACCGTGGGATCAGCAATGGTCCCTGAGAATGCAGCAGATCATGGCTTTTGAGACCGATCTGCTCGAGTTTGAAGACATCTTTGATGGCTCATCGGTGATCGAGGCCAAGGTGGAGGCCCTGAAGGTCGAGGCACGGGCCGAGATGGCGCGGATCGAGGAAATGGGCGGCGCGATTTCGGCCATCGAGTCAAGCTATATGAAGCAGAAGCTGGTTGAATCCAACGCCAAGCGCCTTGAAGGCATTGAAAGCGGCGAGCAGGCTCTTGTGGGTGTAAACCGTTATGTCGAAAGCGAGCTATCGCCTCTGGCTGCGGGCGAGGACAATGGAATTCTTACGGTCGATCCGCGGGTAGAGGAAGAGGCTGTCGAGCGCATCAAGCTCTGGCGCGAGGCGCGGGATGACGCGGCTGTCGAGAGGTCTCTTGCGGCCCTGCGCGAGGCGGCGCAGACGGGTGCCAACATCATGGAGCCTTCGATTGTCTGTGCCAAGGCAGGGGTGACCACTGGCGAATGGGGCCAGGTGCTGAGGGATGTCTTTGGCGAATATCGCGCCCCGACCGGTGTGGGCAAGGCAGCCCGTGCTGATGGTGACGACCTCGATGAGGTTCGGGCGGCGGTCAATGCTGCGTCCGAAAAGCTGGGGCGTCGTTTGAAGATTCTTGTCGGCAAACCGGGGCTAGATGGTCATTCCAACGGGGCGGAACAGATCGCTGTTCGCGCTCGGGACAGCGGCATGGAGGTGGTCTATCAGGGCATCCGCCTGACGCCTGCGCAGATCGTCAATACGGCGCTTGAGGAGGGAGTGCATGTGGTGGGACTTTCGATCCTGTCCGGCTCCCATTTGGCGCTCGTCGGTGATGTGATGACACAGATGAAGGCGGCAGGCCTTGACGATGTTCCGGTCGTTGTCGGCGGTATCATCCCGCCGACCGATGCGGACATCCTGAAGCAGGCCGGGGTCGCTGCGGTCTACACGCCGAAGGACTTTCAGCTCAATCAGATCATGAAACACATCGCAGACCTCGTCGCCTGA
- a CDS encoding AEC family transporter: protein MPELFHIVLPIFMLIAIGYGVIVTGLVEASAGQAISKFVFTIPLPLLMFRSMATSDVGGREPWSLWIAYFTCFFLVWMLAMLATRYLFKREGSVLAVAGISSGFSNLVLLALPVVNGVFGEDELFPLLMLISVHLPVTMLSSSLLVEWYGRDEGGKLNLAAVLWKVIKGLARNPLIIAVVTGSMWGLIGWDIPIYASLVIDKITPIAVPLALISMGMGMRDYGLRGDIIPGIVLGLIKIVVFPALFLLITSTILPLPNEWVAVIVLGAASPTGVNAYLLANHFGVGHRLSANTITLSVLMSLATLPFWISIARSIMPPA, encoded by the coding sequence ATGCCCGAGTTGTTCCATATTGTCCTTCCCATCTTCATGCTGATTGCCATTGGCTATGGCGTCATCGTCACGGGGTTGGTTGAAGCGTCGGCCGGGCAGGCGATCTCGAAATTCGTCTTCACCATACCACTGCCTCTGTTGATGTTCCGCTCCATGGCAACAAGCGATGTCGGGGGACGCGAGCCCTGGTCGCTCTGGATTGCCTATTTCACCTGTTTCTTCCTCGTCTGGATGCTGGCGATGCTGGCAACCCGGTATCTGTTCAAGCGAGAGGGCAGTGTGCTGGCTGTTGCGGGGATTTCCAGCGGCTTTTCCAACCTCGTGCTGCTGGCTCTGCCCGTCGTCAACGGGGTGTTTGGCGAGGATGAGCTGTTTCCCCTGTTGATGCTGATTTCGGTGCATCTACCAGTGACGATGCTGTCAAGCTCGCTGCTCGTTGAATGGTATGGCCGCGACGAGGGCGGCAAGCTCAATCTTGCTGCGGTCCTCTGGAAGGTGATCAAGGGTCTGGCACGCAATCCGCTGATCATCGCTGTGGTGACCGGGTCGATGTGGGGGCTGATCGGTTGGGACATTCCGATTTATGCCTCTCTCGTCATCGACAAGATCACCCCGATTGCGGTGCCACTGGCACTCATTTCGATGGGGATGGGGATGCGGGACTATGGCCTCAGGGGCGATATCATTCCCGGCATCGTGCTTGGCCTGATCAAGATCGTGGTGTTCCCAGCGCTGTTCCTGCTGATCACGTCCACTATTCTTCCTCTGCCGAATGAATGGGTTGCGGTGATTGTTCTGGGGGCAGCCAGTCCCACCGGGGTCAATGCCTATCTGTTGGCAAACCATTTTGGCGTCGGACATCGTCTGTCGGCCAACACCATCACCCTGTCGGTGCTGATGAGTCTTGCCACCTTGCCGTTCTGGATCTCGATCGCGCGGTCGATCATGCCTCCGGCATAA
- the ccrA gene encoding crotonyl-CoA carboxylase/reductase: MAEEILSQGTNGEKKDLYELGEIPPLGHVPKEMYAWAIRQDRHGPPEQSFKVEVVPTWKLDSHEVLVLNMAAGVNYNGVWAGLGEPISVLDVHKNPYHIAGSDASGIVWAVGSKVRNWKVGDEVVIHCNQDDGDDEECNGGDPMFSPTQRIWGYETPDGSFAQFSRVQAQQLLPRPKHLTWEESACYVLTLATAYRMLFGHNPHELKPGQNVLVWGASGGLGVFGIQIAAAAGANAVGVISDESKREFVMNLGARGVLNRKDFDCWGQLPKVNSPEYNDWFKEVRRFGKAIWDITGKGNNVDMVFEHPGEATMPVSTFVVKRGGMVVICAGTSGFNLTMDARYLWMHQKRVQGSHFAHLKQAMAANKMVIDRHVDPCMSEVFSWEQIPKAHELMLNNQHQPGNMSCLVGTPKTGLRTLEDVILSSRGEPV, translated from the coding sequence ATGGCTGAGGAAATCCTTTCTCAGGGCACCAATGGCGAGAAGAAGGATCTCTACGAACTCGGCGAGATCCCACCACTGGGACACGTGCCCAAAGAGATGTATGCCTGGGCGATCCGTCAGGACCGCCACGGCCCACCCGAGCAGTCCTTCAAGGTCGAGGTGGTTCCGACCTGGAAACTGGACAGCCACGAGGTTCTGGTTCTCAACATGGCCGCCGGCGTCAATTACAACGGTGTCTGGGCAGGCCTTGGCGAACCGATCTCGGTGCTTGACGTTCACAAGAACCCCTATCACATCGCGGGCTCCGATGCGTCCGGCATCGTCTGGGCTGTGGGTTCGAAGGTGAGAAACTGGAAAGTCGGGGATGAGGTCGTCATCCACTGCAATCAGGACGACGGCGACGACGAGGAATGCAATGGCGGCGACCCGATGTTCTCGCCCACCCAGCGCATCTGGGGCTATGAAACCCCCGACGGGTCCTTCGCGCAGTTCTCCCGCGTTCAAGCCCAGCAACTTCTGCCCCGCCCCAAGCATCTGACGTGGGAGGAAAGTGCCTGCTACGTGCTCACTCTGGCAACTGCCTATCGCATGCTCTTCGGCCATAATCCCCACGAGCTGAAACCCGGCCAGAATGTGCTGGTCTGGGGCGCGTCCGGAGGCTTGGGCGTCTTCGGCATCCAGATCGCCGCAGCGGCAGGGGCCAACGCCGTCGGCGTCATATCCGACGAAAGCAAGCGCGAGTTTGTCATGAACCTCGGCGCACGTGGCGTCCTCAATCGCAAGGACTTCGACTGCTGGGGTCAGCTGCCAAAGGTCAATTCGCCCGAATATAACGACTGGTTCAAGGAAGTCCGTCGGTTCGGCAAGGCCATCTGGGACATCACCGGCAAGGGCAACAATGTCGACATGGTCTTCGAGCATCCCGGCGAAGCCACGATGCCAGTCTCCACATTTGTCGTCAAACGCGGCGGCATGGTGGTCATCTGCGCAGGCACCTCGGGCTTCAACCTCACGATGGATGCCCGCTATCTCTGGATGCACCAGAAGCGCGTTCAGGGCTCCCACTTCGCCCATCTAAAACAGGCGATGGCAGCCAACAAGATGGTCATAGACCGCCATGTAGACCCCTGCATGTCCGAGGTCTTCTCGTGGGAACAGATCCCCAAAGCTCATGAGCTGATGCTCAACAACCAGCATCAGCCAGGCAACATGTCCTGTCTGGTCGGCACACCGAAGACCGGCCTCAGGACCCTTGAGGATGTCATCCTCAGCAGTCGTGGCGAGCCGGTCTGA
- the gluQRS gene encoding tRNA glutamyl-Q(34) synthetase GluQRS has protein sequence MQPIFRFAPSPNGALHLGHALSALINHEAAKRTGGRFLLRLEDIDTIRCTEDKIDQMLEDLAWLGLQWEEPVIRQSDRFDHYTKALEELKQKGLIYPSVASRKDIQTTIGGWREQTGTPWPEDPDGAPLFPRTLLNALEKDGQEAAWRLDMTKALATLSKPLFWQESGPLGSDTPGESTIAAVPEQWGDVVLGRKDCGTSYHLSVVIDDAAQGITHVVRGQDLFEATSVHRLLQTLLDLPAPCYHHHRLLTSPDGDKLSKSRMDLSLRQLRQDGVTPNEVRRMIELSDADLEAFMPEA, from the coding sequence ATGCAGCCCATCTTCCGCTTTGCCCCCAGCCCCAACGGTGCCCTTCATCTGGGCCATGCCCTCTCGGCGCTGATCAATCATGAAGCGGCAAAGCGCACGGGCGGGCGCTTTCTCCTGCGCCTTGAGGACATCGACACCATACGCTGCACCGAGGACAAGATCGACCAGATGCTGGAAGATCTCGCCTGGCTCGGGCTCCAATGGGAAGAGCCCGTCATACGCCAGTCGGATCGCTTTGATCACTATACAAAAGCGCTCGAAGAGCTGAAACAAAAGGGCCTTATCTACCCCTCCGTTGCCAGCCGCAAGGACATCCAGACCACCATCGGAGGATGGCGCGAACAGACCGGCACCCCGTGGCCTGAAGATCCAGACGGTGCACCGCTCTTTCCGCGAACTCTTCTGAACGCTCTCGAAAAAGACGGTCAGGAGGCGGCATGGCGCCTCGACATGACAAAGGCCCTTGCCACCCTGTCGAAACCTCTCTTCTGGCAGGAAAGTGGCCCCCTTGGGTCTGATACGCCCGGAGAGAGCACCATCGCGGCTGTCCCTGAACAATGGGGCGATGTGGTGCTCGGCCGCAAGGACTGCGGCACCAGCTATCATCTCTCCGTGGTGATCGATGACGCAGCACAAGGGATCACCCATGTTGTCAGGGGGCAGGATCTCTTTGAGGCCACGTCGGTCCATCGCCTGTTGCAGACCCTGCTGGACCTGCCCGCACCCTGCTATCACCACCACAGACTGTTGACCAGCCCGGATGGCGACAAGCTGTCGAAATCCCGCATGGATCTGAGTCTGAGACAATTGCGGCAGGACGGCGTCACCCCGAACGAGGTGCGCCGGATGATCGAACTCTCGGATGCTGACCTTGAGGCCTTTATGCCGGAGGCATGA